The following coding sequences are from one Lipingzhangella halophila window:
- a CDS encoding nucleoside deaminase, giving the protein MPDSASPSGGTEARYVSWLRVALAEAKAGQATGGIPIGAALVAADGTILGRGHNRRVQDGDPSAHGETAAFRNAGRQRGYAGTTMVTTLSPCWYCCGLVRQFGIPRVVIGEARTFHGGHDWLAENGVEIVLLDDPECVRLMEHFIAANPGLWFEDIGADEQDQR; this is encoded by the coding sequence ATGCCTGACTCCGCATCCCCCTCGGGCGGCACCGAAGCCCGCTACGTCTCCTGGCTGCGGGTGGCGCTGGCGGAAGCGAAGGCCGGCCAGGCCACCGGTGGTATTCCCATTGGGGCCGCGCTGGTCGCCGCCGACGGCACGATCCTCGGCCGCGGCCACAACCGCCGCGTGCAGGACGGCGACCCCTCCGCACACGGGGAGACCGCCGCGTTCCGCAACGCTGGCCGCCAACGTGGCTATGCCGGCACCACCATGGTCACCACCCTGTCGCCCTGCTGGTACTGCTGCGGCCTCGTGCGCCAGTTCGGTATCCCGCGCGTGGTGATCGGGGAGGCCCGCACGTTCCACGGCGGCCACGACTGGCTCGCCGAGAACGGGGTGGAGATCGTACTGCTCGACGACCCGGAGTGCGTGCGGCTGATGGAGCACTTCATCGCCGCCAACCCCGGACTCTGGTTCGAGGACATCGGCGCCGACGAACAGGACCAGCGGTGA
- a CDS encoding maleylpyruvate isomerase family mycothiol-dependent enzyme, protein MPAHLALEDYVATLTKSGAALRDAANDAGLRATVPTCPDWTVTDLVVHQGTVHRWATAHLRGDSDHDTTASHAEGMAAPDPVSWFSAGLDTLVETLHATPDDAEAAVFLRDAPPPRRFWARRQAHETTMHSVDALSAALGRWPTHSDAKIAPDLAADGIDELLCGFIPRGKSRLRSAEPYTILVRSDDTGHTWSVRVSQDPVVTTVGESGAPDSTFSGTAVQLYLTLWNRADDAVVEGPTAILEQWRSQTPINWG, encoded by the coding sequence ATGCCAGCGCATCTTGCTCTCGAAGACTACGTTGCGACGCTCACCAAGAGCGGCGCCGCACTACGTGACGCGGCCAACGACGCCGGGCTCCGGGCAACCGTCCCGACCTGCCCGGACTGGACCGTGACCGACCTCGTCGTGCACCAGGGAACGGTGCACCGGTGGGCCACGGCCCACCTCCGAGGGGACTCCGACCACGACACCACCGCTTCGCATGCCGAGGGAATGGCGGCCCCCGACCCGGTCTCCTGGTTCTCCGCCGGTCTCGACACGCTGGTCGAGACACTGCACGCGACACCGGACGACGCGGAAGCGGCGGTGTTCCTGCGGGACGCGCCCCCGCCGCGGCGGTTCTGGGCCCGCCGGCAGGCGCACGAGACCACCATGCACAGTGTGGACGCGCTCTCCGCCGCGCTGGGCCGGTGGCCGACCCACTCCGACGCGAAGATCGCGCCGGACCTCGCGGCCGACGGGATCGACGAGCTGCTGTGCGGGTTCATCCCGCGCGGCAAGTCCAGGCTCCGGTCAGCCGAGCCCTACACCATCCTGGTGCGCAGCGACGACACCGGGCATACCTGGTCGGTGCGCGTCAGCCAGGACCCCGTGGTCACCACGGTCGGCGAATCCGGCGCCCCCGACTCGACCTTCAGCGGCACCGCGGTACAGCTTTACCTCACCCTGTGGAACCGCGCGGACGATGCCGTGGTCGAAGGGCCCACGGCCATTCTCGAACAGTGGCGCTCCCAGACCCCGATCAACTGGGGCTGA